ATGGAAGGCAAGGCCCTGCTCTTCAAGTACCTGGGCGGAGTAGATGCCGTGCCCATCTGCCTGGATACCCGGGAACCGGAGGAAATCATTCGCACCGTGAAGTACCTGGCTCCCTCTTTCGGGGGCATCAACCTGGAGGACATCGCCCAACCCAAGTGCTTCGCCATCCTCGATACCCTGCGGCGGGAAATGGAGATCCCGGTGTGGCACGACGACCAGCAGGGCACGGCCGCGGTCACCCTGGCGGGGCTCCTAAACGCCTTGAAACTGGCAGGCAAGCGCTTGGAAGAGGTTAAGATCGCCCTGATCGGAGCCGGGGCGGCCAACGTGTGCATCGCCCGGCTGCTGATGGCCGCGGGCGTACAACCCGGCAACCTTTTGGTGGTAGACAGCCGGGGCCTGCTGCACCCGGGCCGGGAGGGGCTAAAACCTTCCTACCCCGAGAAGTGGGAACTCTGCCTTAAGACCAACGCCGAAGGCCGGGTGGGAGGCATTCCCGAAGCCCTGCGGGGCGCGGATGCGGTCATCGCCCTCTCCCGGCCCGGTCCTGACCGGATAAAGAAAGAATGGATTCGGAGCATGGCCGACGATCCCATTGTCTTTGCCTGCGCCAACCCGGTGCCGGAGATCTGGCCCTGGGAGGCCCGGGAGGCCGGCGCCCGGGTGGTGGCCACCGGCCGCTCCGACTTTCCCAATCAGATCAATAATTCCCTGGGCTTCCCGGCCATTTTCCGCGGCGCCCTGGACGTGCGCGCCCGCACCATCACCGATGAGATGTGCCTGGCCGCGGCCGAGGCCCTGGCCGCTTACGCGGAGGAGACGGGACGGCTCTCGGAAGAGTATCTGCTGCCCACCATGGAGGAGTGGGAGGTCTACCCCCGGGTGGCGGCGGCGGTGGGAGCCAAGGCGGTGGAGCAGGGAGTGGCTAGGCGCCCGCAGACCGCCGAGGAACTTTTCGTCCACGCCCGGGAGATCATCCGCCAGGCGCGGGAGATGACCCGGGTCCTGATGGAGCGGGGATACATACCTCCGCCGCCGGAGGATGCCGAGGCTTGACCCGGTTCTGGTTCGGCGGTTCCGCCCGCCGGTGAGTTGTCGCCGCTTCCAGGTCGCCGGGCGGTTCCGGGTACTCACCTGAATACATTGGCACCTCACCGGGTGCTGAGCTTGGCGAGGCCACGGACGGCCGGAGCGGCGCAGCGCCACGGATGGCGCCTGCGCCGGGCGCCTGCCGGAGCGCGACGCTCGAGCCCTAGTTCGGTCGGCGAGGTTACAGTACGAACGGGGAGACCCGGTGCCGCCCAGAGCCAACAGGCGATAAGCCGGAGCCGTGACCCCTATCTGGTCTCGACGGGTTCCGGTACTGGCTGTAGGGTCAGGGCGGGGACTCCACCGCCGCGTAGGAGAGTTGGTTCGGCGACGTTGCCGGGTAAGCTTTAACGCTCCGGGCCGTTGCGGCGCGGCCGAAGGGGCTTGCGCGCCGGCCGTAGGAGCGGCCGGGTGCCGGGGAAGAGACGGGGCAGGCGCAGGGCTCCGGGCGGCCGCAGGTACACGAACCAGTAGGTAAGCCCCACCAGAACCGCGCCTCCGATTACGTTGCCCAGCGTGACCGGTATCAGGTTGCGGAAAAGGCCGGTCAGGGAGAGGAGGGCGGGGTTCAGGGGGCCGCCCGCGGCCCGGGCGGCCAGGACCATTAAGTCGGCGTGGCCCTTGAGCAACAACCCCATGGGGATGAAGTACATGTTGGCCACGCTGTGCTCGAACCCGGAGGCGACGAAGGCGGTAATGGGCAGCAAGAGGGCCGCGATCTTGTCTACCACGTTCCGGCCGGCCAGGGAAAGCCACACCGCCAGTGCCACCAGCAGGTTGCAGAGTATGCCCCGGCTAAAAGCCGCCGAGAAGGAAAGCCCGGCTTTGCCGTGGGCTATCAGGAGGGCCTGCGCTCCCACCAGCCCGTGGTTGAGGGAGTACTGGCCGCTGGCATAGATGAGAAAGACCATGGCCAGGGCGCCCAGGAAATTACCGGCATAGACCAGGCCCCAATTGCGCAGAAGCTGGCGCCCGGAAATCTTGTTCTGCACGTAAGCCATCACGATTAGGGTGTTGCCGGTAAAAAGCTCCGCGCCGGCTACGATCACCAGGGCCAGGCCCAGGCAGAAGGCCATCCCGCCGATGAGCTGCGTTAGGCCCACCCCAAAGGGAGAATCGTGCACTGCCACGGTATAAAACTGGCTACCCAGGGCGATGAAGGCGCCGGCCAGAAAGGCCAGGGCCAGGGTGGTCCAGGGATCCTGTTCGGCCTTGCTGGCACCGATTTTTTCCACCCTGCGCGCCACTTCCCGCGGGGCGTAAGCCTCCACGTGCAGGTCGGCCGGGATTTGCGTCTGGGATCGCCCGGCCGGATACTCTTCCTTCAGTGCGTTTCACCCTTTCGCTTCAGAAGTTCGGGCACCTTTTCCGGCGTCAGCCGGCCGAAGGTTTCCTGATTGATCATGGCCACCGGTGCCAGGCCGCAGGCGCCCAGGCAGGCCACCCGCTCCAGACTGAACTTGCGGTCCGGGGTGGTGCTGCCGGCCGGAATGCCCAGGGTTCGGCTGAAAGCCTCCAGGATGGCCTGTCCGCCCCGTACGTGGCAGGCCGTGCCCAGGCAGACCCGGATGGTGGTTTCTCCCCGGGGTTGGAGCGAAAACTGGGCGTAAAAGCTGGCCACGCCGAAGACTTCGGCCATGGGCCGGCGCAGCTCCCGGGCCACGGCCGCCATGTACTCCCGGGGGAGATAACCGAAGCGGCGCTGGATTTCCTGCAGCACCGGGATGAGGGAGCCTTCCTCGTCCCGGTGGCGATCTAGGATCTTGGCCAGAGCCTCGGGAAGCGGCGCCAGGTGGGTCGCCTCCGGTCCTCCCGGCCATATTTCCTGCTGCGGAGTGACGGGCATTCGGTAGTTACCCCCCGATCACGCATGCTTCAAAACTGCGGCTTCCATCAAACCGCCGCTGGCCTGTTACCCGAGGCGCGCAGGCTAGCGAGTCTCGCCTAGGTCGCCGGACCGCTCTGGCTCTACCTGCGCCTGGGCCCGGACCGTGCCGGTCCGGCGGCCGGAAGCCGCCACCCGGCCGCCCGGGGCTCGAGCCGCCCGGGGCGCTTCTCCGGCCTCCACCGCCCGCGCCGGCTCCTCCCGGGCCAGGGCCGCTCCCCCGCCTTTTAGCTCCGGTATGCGGGCCTCGGGGTCTAGCCCGGCGTGGGTCAGCCGGTTGGCCGCCGCCTCCGGGTAGTGGAAGGGCACGAAAACCTCCTTGGGTTTCACCCGGTCGGTGATGAAGGCCCGGCAGCGGATGCTTCCCCTGGGAGAGCTTACGGCGATCAGGTCTCCCTGGTTCACCGCCAGGCGTTCGGCGGTCTGGGGATGAACCTCGGCGTAGGGGTCGGGCCGGAACCGGGCCAGGCCGTAGGAGCGCCGGCTCATGGTGTTGGTGTGGTAGTGGTAGAGGTGGCGGCCGGTGAGCAACAGATACGGGTAGTGGTTGTCCGGCCACTCTGCCGGAGGCACGAACTCCACGGCGGCGAAGCGGCCCCGGCCGCCGGCGAACCGACCGTGGTGCAGGAACCTGGTGCCGGGGTGGCTCCGGTCCGGGCAGGGCCACTGCAGGCCCTCTTCTTTCAGCCGCTCGTAGGTGATCCCACCGTAGATAGGTGTCAGGCGGGCTATTTCCTCCATTATTTCCGCCGGAGAGGCGTAATCCATAGGGTACCCCAGGCGCCGGGCCAGGTCCGCCACGATCTCCCAGTCCGGCCGGCTCTCTCCCACCGGGTCAATGGCCCGGCGCACCCGCTGCACCCGGCGCTCGGTGTTGGTAAAGGTCCCGTCTTTCTCGGCGAAGGAGGCGGCCGGCAGCACTACCTGGGCCAGCCGAGCGGTTTCGGTGAGGAACAGGTCCTGCACCA
This genomic window from Clostridia bacterium contains:
- the nuoE gene encoding NADH-quinone oxidoreductase subunit NuoE, encoding MPVTPQQEIWPGGPEATHLAPLPEALAKILDRHRDEEGSLIPVLQEIQRRFGYLPREYMAAVARELRRPMAEVFGVASFYAQFSLQPRGETTIRVCLGTACHVRGGQAILEAFSRTLGIPAGSTTPDRKFSLERVACLGACGLAPVAMINQETFGRLTPEKVPELLKRKGETH
- a CDS encoding NADP-dependent malic enzyme, coding for MKLHPYYRGKMQTLPRCAVRSLEDFALWYTPGVAEPCRAIHRDPDLVYEYTSKWNTVAVVSDGTRVLGLGDIGPEAALPVMEGKALLFKYLGGVDAVPICLDTREPEEIIRTVKYLAPSFGGINLEDIAQPKCFAILDTLRREMEIPVWHDDQQGTAAVTLAGLLNALKLAGKRLEEVKIALIGAGAANVCIARLLMAAGVQPGNLLVVDSRGLLHPGREGLKPSYPEKWELCLKTNAEGRVGGIPEALRGADAVIALSRPGPDRIKKEWIRSMADDPIVFACANPVPEIWPWEAREAGARVVATGRSDFPNQINNSLGFPAIFRGALDVRARTITDEMCLAAAEALAAYAEETGRLSEEYLLPTMEEWEVYPRVAAAVGAKAVEQGVARRPQTAEELFVHAREIIRQAREMTRVLMERGYIPPPPEDAEA
- a CDS encoding formate transporter FocA produces the protein MPADLHVEAYAPREVARRVEKIGASKAEQDPWTTLALAFLAGAFIALGSQFYTVAVHDSPFGVGLTQLIGGMAFCLGLALVIVAGAELFTGNTLIVMAYVQNKISGRQLLRNWGLVYAGNFLGALAMVFLIYASGQYSLNHGLVGAQALLIAHGKAGLSFSAAFSRGILCNLLVALAVWLSLAGRNVVDKIAALLLPITAFVASGFEHSVANMYFIPMGLLLKGHADLMVLAARAAGGPLNPALLSLTGLFRNLIPVTLGNVIGGAVLVGLTYWFVYLRPPGALRLPRLFPGTRPLLRPARKPLRPRRNGPER